TCGCCTTCGGGTATCAGGGCACTGAAGTACTCGATGGAGGCGAAGACGGGTGAAGGTTTCGGTTGAATCGTGGAGCTGAAACGGCTGATGTACACCGGATAGCCGATGCCGTATCGCTGTGCCGTGGCAAGGTTGGTTTCGCTGTCTTCCCCCAGCATGGTCCGGGTGGGATCATAGCTGACGAACCTCTGGAGCGTCTCCCAGAAGCGGTCGTCCTCCTTGGGCAGGCCGACTTCGTGCGCCGAGACGATGCCGTCGAAGTATGTCCCGATGCGGGTGGTTTTCATCTTCAGGTCCAAGGTCTTGGAATGGGCATTGGTCACCAGCCAGACGTTCTTGCGGTTTTGCCGCAAAAACAGCAGGAATTCCACCACGAAGGGGTGAACGGCGATCAGGTGCTCCACCTCCTGTTTAAGCCGGGGGATGTCCAGTTCCAGCCGCTCGGACCAGTAGTCCAGGTCGGTCCAGTTGAGGGTCTGTTCCTGGGATTTGAACAGGGCGTGCAGGTGCTTTCGGGCGTACTCCTCCGTCGTGCCGTTGCGGGCGGCCCACCGTTTGGGGACGTGCTCCAGCCAGAAGTGGTCGTCGAAGTGCCGGTCCAGCAGGGTGCCGTCCATGTCCAGAAGGACGGTGTCGATGGTGTTCCAATCAATGATCATGGCAGAAAAGTGAGGAGCGGTTTAAAGGGTTTCAGTTGTTCAGCGTCTGCCGTTGGCCATTTTCAGGCTTTCGGGAGAGCGGCGGAGCCACCACATGAAGACCGGCCCGGCCACCCCGCCGACTCCCAGGCTGGCGAATGCCAGGCCCCAGGCGCCGTTGACGCCGGGGAGCGGTTGCCAATTCCGGAAGATATCCAGGGCCCA
The genomic region above belongs to Oryzomonas sagensis and contains:
- the yrfG gene encoding GMP/IMP nucleotidase, with translation MIIDWNTIDTVLLDMDGTLLDRHFDDHFWLEHVPKRWAARNGTTEEYARKHLHALFKSQEQTLNWTDLDYWSERLELDIPRLKQEVEHLIAVHPFVVEFLLFLRQNRKNVWLVTNAHSKTLDLKMKTTRIGTYFDGIVSAHEVGLPKEDDRFWETLQRFVSYDPTRTMLGEDSETNLATAQRYGIGYPVYISRFSSTIQPKPSPVFASIEYFSALIPEGDEKTITIFKG